The bacterium genome segment GGTTAAAAGTTGAGCTTCGTGAATCGGAAGTAGTTGCTCGACTGCTTTTAATTCTACGATAACTTTTTCTTCAACTAAAAGATCTATCCGGTATCCACAATCTAATTTAAATCCTTTTTTCTCTGTTTCTCTGCGTCTCTGCGGTAAAGGATTACCTCAACGGTTACGATTTAAGATATAGTCATTCTGGGTCATATAAGTCATAATGGCACCCCTTCACTTAATGCTATTCTGACGAATGGGTCGGATGTATCTTTAGCTATGATAAGGTCAATCTTCTGCTCACCTAATAATTCATAAAGATTCAGGCGAATTTTTCTTTTATGCTCATTAGTTAGTTTGTTTGACCAGATAAGGATATCTATATCTCCACCCCTTTGTGTATCATCTACTCGTGAGCCAAAGAGATAGATTTTTGCCTCCAGGTCTATCTTCATAATGGTAGATTTAATTGCACTTATTTCCTCAGATGATAATCTCATAAGAAACACTCACTATCCTGCGTTGGCTTACAAATTTCAGGTTCGCTTTAACTGATAATATCATACCCCTATCTTTTTACTTTGTCAAGAATTTTTTCAAAGGAAAAGGCAAATTTAAGAAGTCTATGTTCAGCAAATGGCTTACCGATTATCTGGATGCCAATAGGCAAGCCTTCTTTTGAGCATCCGCAAGGGATACTTATTGCCGGCAGACCGGCAAGATTATCACAAGTATCCTGATTATGATTGCTCAAGATGGAACTTTGAATTACTTCTGTTATTGTGTGCTATCTTTTCGAACTACTGAAATCTTATCTGGTTCTACTTTTACCACCTTTCCATTTTCCCATATCACGAGGGGCAATTTCTTTATTGTATGTTCTACAATAACTTTTTTAACCGCATCTTTCATTGCTTTCTCTGCTTTTTCCCCTAATGGGGTTAATGCTCTATTCTTTTTCATAACAAATCAACTTCCTCTTTTATATGCTGAAATAAATTTTTGTCAATAATATTTTCATATTCGCCTTCTTTTTCATAAATTATCATTGGTTGCATACCTGAATTATCAAAAATTGCTAAATAATCTAAAACAG includes the following:
- a CDS encoding nucleotidyltransferase domain-containing protein, which encodes MRLSSEEISAIKSTIMKIDLEAKIYLFGSRVDDTQRGGDIDILIWSNKLTNEHKRKIRLNLYELLGEQKIDLIIAKDTSDPFVRIALSEGVPL